The sequence GGCGATCGCCACCCAAAAGCGCACCGAGCGCCAGAGCGCCCAGGCCAAAGCCACCGCTAACGAGTGGTATAACCGGGCTGAGCTGGCCATTCAAAAGGGCGAAGAAGATCTAGCCCGCCAGGCTCTAACCCGCCGCCAAACCTATCTGCAATCGGCCCAGGCCATGGATGCCCAGCTGAACCAGCAGCGGGATGTGGTCACAGGGCTCAAAGACAACATGCGGCGGCTAGAGGCCAAAATTTCCGATGCTCGCACCAAAAAGGATCTCTACATTGCCCGCGCTCGCTCGGCTGAGGCCTCCCAGCGCATTCAAACTATGCTGGGCCAAACCGGTACAGGGGGCTCTATTGCCGCCTTTGAGCAAATGGAGCAGCGGGTGATGGAGCTAGAGGCGCAGTCAGAAGCCCTCGAAGAACTCAGCGGCGACCCCCTAGAGCGCCAGTTTGCTGCCCTAGAAGGGGGCTCAGCCACAGTAGATAGCGAGCTGGCCGCGATGAAAAACCGGCTGGCGGGCCAGGGCGGTAGCCAAGATCGCCTGCCGCCCTCCTAGCTGGGGGGGTACGGTCATGGCAGCCGCTAGGCGCGCTTCCCATTCAAGCAGGGAACCTGGGGGAAAGCGCTATCTAGGGGTTAG is a genomic window of Nodosilinea sp. E11 containing:
- a CDS encoding PspA/IM30 family protein, with the translated sequence MGLFDRTWRVLRANLSSAVNQAEDPEKVLEQAMADMQANLIQLRQAVAQAIATQKRTERQSAQAKATANEWYNRAELAIQKGEEDLARQALTRRQTYLQSAQAMDAQLNQQRDVVTGLKDNMRRLEAKISDARTKKDLYIARARSAEASQRIQTMLGQTGTGGSIAAFEQMEQRVMELEAQSEALEELSGDPLERQFAALEGGSATVDSELAAMKNRLAGQGGSQDRLPPS